One region of Cheilinus undulatus linkage group 4, ASM1832078v1, whole genome shotgun sequence genomic DNA includes:
- the zgc:175214 gene encoding RING finger protein 122 — protein sequence MQPFQWCNGCLCGLASQRSEHYCSMTSDIYHLPLNVYVIVLGIGLFVFMLSLIFCCYLFRLKQQGTREQFSYNEVVLKGASKKLSLLGQTCAVCLEEFRTRDELGVCPCSHAFHKKCLLKWLEIRSVCPMCNKPILRLHTDAPQGAEGPMDPEEV from the exons ATGCAACCATTCCAATGGTGTAACG GGTGCCTGTGTGGTTTGGCTTCTCAGCGCTCTGAACACTACTGCAGCATGACGTCTGACATCTATCACCTCCCGCTCAATGTATATGTCATTGTGCTGGGCATTGGCCTCTTCGTCTTTATGCTCAGCCTCATCTTCTGCTGCTACCTTTTCAG GTTGAAACAACAAGGAACAAGGGAGCAGTTCAGCTACAATGAG GTGGTGCTGAAGGGAGCAAGCAAGAAACTCAGCCTCCTTGGA CAAACCTGTGCTGTGTGTCTGGAAGAATTCAGGACTCGAGATGAACTGGGAGTGTGCCCTTGCTCACATGCATTTCACAAGAA GTGCCTGCTTAAGTGGCTGGAGATCCGCAGTGTGTGCCCCATGTGTAACAAACCCATCCTCCGGCTCCACACAGATGCTCCCCAGGGCGCTGAGGGTCCAATGGACCCTGAGGAGGTGTGA